A DNA window from Chiroxiphia lanceolata isolate bChiLan1 chromosome 6, bChiLan1.pri, whole genome shotgun sequence contains the following coding sequences:
- the LOC116788817 gene encoding LOW QUALITY PROTEIN: ATPase inhibitor, mitochondrial-like (The sequence of the model RefSeq protein was modified relative to this genomic sequence to represent the inferred CDS: deleted 1 base in 1 codon): AAWSWGGQWLGLGWASGAVAAAPSSPASFFTCDAGGTFGKKPVAEEERYLREKEKELLSDLQKHHEEETHHHQKEIEQLQKEIEPHKHKIKQLKDD; this comes from the exons gcagcctggagctggggagggcagtggcttggccttggctgggcttcaggagctgtggcagctgctcccagctctcctgcctccttctTCACCTGCGATGCCGGCGGCACATTCGGGAAGAAGCCAGTAGCCGAGGAGGAGCGGTACttgagagagaaggagaaggagctgctCTCTGACTTACAGAAACACCACGAGGAAGAGACCCATCACCACCAGAAAGAGATTGAGCAGctgcaa aaagaaattgagCCCCATAAGCATAAGATCAAGCAGCTTAAAGATGACTAA